The DNA region tttttttgtgaaaattatttttagtcacATAggtaaactttattaaaactcattaatagaaaattaagttatcatttattacaaaaacccaataacagaaaattaacatattatttttatgtaaaaaccgaaaaaaaaaacaaagaaattataactgatgtttttaaatacagaagtccTTATCCTTCACACTGTCGTCGGaattaaaatcaacatttgtGCAGTCCATGCAGACGTAAAATTGATCTACACTTTCTTCGTTGCAAATTCCGCAAATCCATTTACAACACTGACAACACCGAATCCAATCAGGACCTCGgtagtttttccattttttaaagcaaattgcaCAATTACCATCGTTTTTagttttcacttttctttttcttggcTTCCTTGAAGGCAATGCTTTGCTAGAAGCTGTTTGAAATGTTGATCAGTGCAAGATCGTCGCTATCTTCATCACTGGTTTCTATAATCATCTTTTGAGTTCCTGAGGGACCAGCCACTGGTTCTGCATCaaagttttcattatttaaaaatttaggaaatattcTTTAGGAATGGAGGCGCTGGCTGGACTTATAGTTTAATTTCTCCATTTGTCCAAGATTTcccgccattttttttttcatgggtGCGAAGACTGCAACATCTAATGGTTGCATTATATGCGTGCTATTTGGGAGTAAAGGTGTCATATAAATGTTGTTCTGCTCGCATGCCTGGATTATTAAAGGAGAGAAATGAGAGGCTAAGTTATCTCCGATTACAACTTTTTTCCCAGGAGTGttcatatctttaattttaggcAGCAGAATATCGAAAAACCATTTCTCGAATTGAATCATATCAAACCAACCACTAGAT from Anthonomus grandis grandis chromosome 8, icAntGran1.3, whole genome shotgun sequence includes:
- the LOC126739106 gene encoding uncharacterized protein LOC126739106, which translates into the protein MDADPRLVLNYDETNVQDDPGAKKVVVPRGTKRVERVQQHSKASVSIMVCGNAAGELLPPMVVYKAGNLYANWTQGGPPGTVYANTSSGWFDMIQFEKWFFDILLPKIKDMNTPGKKVVIGDNLASHFSPLIIQACEQNNIYMTPLLPNSTHIMQPLDVAVFAPMKKKMAGNLGQMEKLNYKSSQRLHS